In a genomic window of Platichthys flesus chromosome 24, fPlaFle2.1, whole genome shotgun sequence:
- the LOC133949693 gene encoding protein phosphatase methylesterase 1-like: MSEETSDPEHEVGGQLDYSPVSWREYFDQMEDVSVGPADSRDVFRIYKAGSDGPLLVLLHGGGHSALSWAVFTTAIASRVTCRVLAMDLRGHGASLVNQSDDFTTQTMSCDVANVIRACYSETPPPIVLIGHGVGGAIAVHAASNMLIPCTVGLVAIDVVEGSAMEALHSIQKFLRERPKSFKSMDHAIEWSVKSGQIRNLESARVSMVGQIKRCEAEVSGAVEQAGPVTDEVVQPTEEFSDQSFVNDRDHTASGGSLGGEQSEYRWRIDLSKSEKYWDGWFRGTSNLFLTCNLPKLLLLAGIDRLDRDLTIGQMQGQFMMQVLPPCGHAVQEDKPDKVANAVAAFLLRHKFAEARRETRSSTSDTLRSEDQK; the protein is encoded by the exons ATGTCGGAGGAGACCTCGGATCCCGAGCA TGAGGTTGGCGGTCAGCTGGACTACTCGCCGGTGTCCTGGCGGGAGTATTTTGACCAGATGGAGGACGTGAGCGTGGGACCGGCCGACAGCAGGGACGTCTTCAGGATCTATAAGGCAGGAAGTGACGGCCCCCTGCTGGTCCTGCTGCACGGGGGGGGGCACTCGGCTCTGTCCTGGGCCGTGTTCACC ACGGCCATCGCCAGCAGAGTGACCTGCAGGGTGCTGGCCATGGACCTCAGGGGTCACG GTGCGTCCCTGGTGAACCAATCAGACGACTTCACCACTCAAACTATGTCCTG CGATGTAGCTAACGTGATACGAGCCTGCTACAGCGAGACTCCTCCCCCTATCGTCCTGATTGGTCACGGTGTTGGGGGGGCGATTGCGGTGCACGCAGCCAGCAACATGCTGATACCATGCACTGTGGGTCTGGTGGCCATAGACGTGGTGGAAG GCAGCGCCATGGAAGCACTCCACAGCATACAGAAGTTCCTGAGAGAAAGACCCAAGTCCTTCAAGTCCATGGACCACGCTATCGAGTGGAG CGTGAAGAGCGGACAGATCCGGAACCTGGAGTCTGCCCGAGTCTCGATGGTTGGTCAGATCAAGAG ATGTGAGGCGGAGGTGTCCGGCGCCGTGGAGCAGGCCGGCCCGGTGACTGACGAGGTCGTTCAACCCACCGAGGAGTTCTCCGATCAAAGCTTCGTAAATGACAGAGACCACACTGCGTCGGGGGGGAGCCTCgggggagagcag agtgagtacAGGTGGCGTATAGATCTGTCCAAGTCAGAGAAGTACTGGGACGGCTGGTTCAGAGGAACCTCAAACCTCTTCCTGACCTGCAACCTGCCCAAGCTCCTGCTGCTGGCAG GAATCGACCGACTGGACAGAGACCTGACCATCGGCCAGATGCAGG gTCAATTCATGATGCAGGTGCTGCCCCCCTGTGGCCACGCAGTgcaagaagacaaaccagacaAA GTGGCGAACGCTGTGGCCGCTTTCCTGTTGAGACACAAGTTTGCTGAAGCCAGAAGAGAAACCAGGAG CTCGACCTCGGACACGCTGAGGTCTGAAG atCAGAAATAA